TTTACTACCCGAGAATCGGAGTCAAGGTTGCAATCGATTGCGAAAAACGCTGTTGCGGTAAAACCGGCACACATCGGCATCGGCCAGCTGATTTTCTCGTTTTATGTTTGGTTTCGCTTCGGCTGGCAGCCGAACGTTGGCCACCGTTTACTTACTTTCTACGTCAAAGGGGGACGCATTGAGATCGTTCCGAGGCTCGGTTCACCTAGCACATGGTGGACACTGGTGCCAAAGGGGTTTTTAACTAGCGCACTGCTGAGGTTTTCggaaccccccccccctctccacGCCGCGAGTAACGTTTTTTACCGGCAGTGTTTCCACTTCATCTGCCGCATTAACACGTGCTGGCCGCAACCGGAATGCGCTGCGACTGGCGCACAGCGCTCCCGGAAACCGACGAGATCTGGCGACGGTACCCGGCATGCGCCCTGTTCTGCCCCCTCGTGCTCGTGCTCCAACGCGGGACGCGTGGGCTACGCCGGAGGGCTTCTAAAAGGGGGGTTCAAGGGTTCCTCCTTTGCACCTGTTTTCCCATCCGGCACGAGCCGCTCGACGAACGTGTGCGACACGCGTACCTTCGCGGGCAAATACCAACCGCGTCGCAGTCGAGATCAGAACAATCGGAAACTTTCACAAAGGAAAAGTAGAAAGAGATGCCAACGAAAGTGCAGCTGGAAAAACTGGCGGGGACGGGAAAGCGACACGCAACGTGTTTCGCTTGCCCAGAACCAGTAGCAGTTTTTGTGTCGTTTGCGGGCGAGGAAAAGGCGAAGAAAACGTTGCAAAATGGCGACCGCTGGCAACAACTTGTTGCTCTGCTCCGTGGTTCAATACACTGTGCGGCAAGGGGGACCGGATCGGGTGGCGCGGCTTAGCGTAGTGCGGATGGTGTCAATAAGAATGGCTATTTCTGTTAGGCGCAACCGCTTTCAATCGCCGGCTTCTTAAATCTCCAACCTCAGCTCGGGACGCGCGAGAGGAACTTTTGTGCACATTGGAAGGAAGGGCAAAACACACCGCGGGTTGTCAAAAATAGAACCGGGAGCGCATGTTTTGATATTTACCTCCCGATGGAACATTGATGTTGCTACATTGAATTTGTAGTCATCATCGGATTAATAATAAGTTGAAGGCCTTTAACATCATACACGTCGTGACTAATTGAACTTATTCTTCCAAATATAAACCAGTGTGGTTTTtttgaatgataaaaaatatatgaagcTTTTACAAATGTGTAATGATCTGCCCGGGACTGGTTGCGAGTAGAGTATCGAAAAGTACAAGGCAACTGCTTAGTTTGCTCTATGCCACCCTCTACGTGTAGTTAAGATTGTCATCAAATGGATCTCgtgtcttgtttttgtttattttttaccgaCTTTTGCTGGAAGCCATAATTATATGTCACGTTTACCACTAGGTATTttaggtttattttttgaaaacatctTAGACTATTTAGCGTTATAACACATTCGTTTAAATGCCGAGACAGCATCGGCAGAGGAGTGGGTTGAAACTTTCCAAACCTTTCATGAGGAGTtaagaattttaaaataccAGCAGGGTTTACCCATATGAGCGATCCATATCGGAAATGTACTGTATATATGATCAGCGGGGTGGGAAAGGGTCGTGGTACATGTGTCAATCTATGTACCACTTTTGAGTTGCAAACGATCGGGTTTGGTTATTAGAAAATATGCATGCTACACAATTACAGCAATGCTCGGAGTGGCTTTGAGGAGCTCATCCATCCAGAAGATTTCAATCAAAAAGGTTTTGCAACAGGTTTGGGCGTCTTTAGTTGAGTGAGCCTATCACAGAAGATCAATAATGTAACACAAACGTGCTACCAGGCGATGCTCAAAGCGATGCTTCTGTGATCACCTCCGAGGgcagaaaaaggtaaaaagggTAACTCCGCTTCTAAGCGACTGTGCCGATGGTTAGTACACAGTGCTGCGTCGTATTTCACAGCACGGCACAGCATAGCGCGGAGGGGTTACTGCTGCGGCCACACGATGGACTCGATCCAGTCTATGTAAGGCGCGATATCGGTGTAGATGCCGGGTATGGTTGTACCGCACGCGTAACCGGCGGAAATGATCCCAACGAGGTAGTGGCGCCCGTCGACTATCAGCTCGAGCGGACCACCGGAATCCCCGACGCAGGTGTCGGCGATGGTATCGTTGGTGTCACGCCCGAGCGCACAGATTTGCGTCGGATGCAGCCCGTCCCTGTTGCGGCGGTTTGGCACCTGCTTGCGCTGACAGGCCTCCCTGTCGACAAGGTTCACCGTTGCTTTCTGCAGCCGCGGTTGATTGGTGTCGCCCACCTGTACGGAACCCCAGCCCTGCACGGACAGTGGCACGTCCGGACCGAGCAGCTCACCCGTGGTGTTCATGAACAAGCAGGCCGGGTGGGCGTACGGTAGATTGGCGGGCACTTCCTCCTCCAGCTCGAGGAGTGCGATATCGTTGCTGACCGTCACGGGGTTGTAGCCCGGGTGGCGGGTGGTATTCCGGATCGCAATGTCGATCGGTGTGTCGACGATAACCTTCGGCTGCAGCTCGAGGACGCCGAGCCGGGCGAAGAGGACCCCGGTCACGCAATGGGCCGCGGTCAGCAAGAAGCGAGGCGCGATGAGCGACGAGCCGCAGCTGAAGGTGATCGCGTTCGACACGTTGTACGCAAGTGCGGCCATGTGCGGAAACTCGCCGAACTGCGCATCGGCACCGTGGATGATGTGGTCCGCCAGGTTGCTGCTCTTGGGAAACTGGTCACACTGTGCCTCACTGATGCGCTTCGCCGGGGTGCTGCGGAAACCGTGGAAGCAGGAGATGATTCCCAGAAAAAAGGCGAACATTGAGTTACAATCACTGCCTCTCTACAAGcacaaacacccacacacacacacactcacacacacgacTTACATGGTCCGGGTGTTGTCGAACTCGTGCATACAGCATATGATCGGAAGCGACATGTTGAACGAGCAAGTGATCAGATCTTCGGGCGTTTTACTTTTCGCCATCAGCCAGGAGCACTGGTTTGCTGGACGGCAAACGCCGAGCGAGCCATCGTGCAGTTTGCACGGGTCGCCTTCTGCCGTGTGTCATGGGGGAAGGGGAACGAGAGGAGCACCGTTAGGGGGCCGCAAGTGAATGGGGCAGGAATCGTGCTACTTACCGAATCCGGAATCTGGCGGCTCGTGCACGATTGTGTCGGCGGTCGCCAGCGGCACCAGCATCCAGTGGCTGGCGAACGCGAGCAACAGCAGCCAGGGCGTGCGGTCGAAAACGTACATTGCGTTGCTGGCTCTTCTCGTTTGCAACAGCAGTGCACAGCTGTCACACGGTGCGGGCTTCGGCAACGTCAAAACAAATCGGCAGCTTCCCAGCCGAGGATCGGTGGATCAGTTGACAGTTCGTTGCCCCAAAGTCGCGGTAACACTGCGACTCGCGACGCGGCTGAAGGCCAAATTTGGTCGAGCCGATGCCCGACGTGTATgctgtaaacaaataaactcgCTGGCTACATCTAGTCAGCAAGAGAGCTCACTACGCCAAGAGagtgagggagagagaggcGTCGCTCTTTGAAAATAGGTTTAGAAGGGACAGCGTGAAGGGAGGTTTCACATTTTGCAAGGGCATTCTGGACACAAATACTTCCACACGATCGCCGAAGTGCGTCGCAGGCGTGGCTGGCCAATCGAAGGTTGATCGCGAAGAAACGTTGAATGATGCAACCTGCTAAAAGATGCTATGTTTACGGAGAAGAGAACAGCAGCGCACTGGATGCGCTTCCTCCTTCCCGGCCTCACAGAGGACCTAATCGTGCGGATCTTGCTGTGCACGTTCCGTTTGCTTGTAGCCGTGTACCATTCCATTTCCGCAAGCACAGTGGGCTGAAAGCCATCGAAACGAGCGACAATTCAAAGAGTCCATACCGTTCTGTAAAGAGGTGCTTTTGAATTATTAACGCGTGTTTTAAATGAATGTCCGTTTGATATGTCATTGGTTATACCCACAATTTCCTCGATCCTCGCAAcgaaaacggaagcaaaacaaaggtAACATATTAAACCAGTTATAATAAAggtcaaacataaaattgtaaagtaaaattttgCATATTAAAGTTTACTGAAAGGTTTAAATGCCAGATTCACCTGTTTACATGCTTCAAGCGCACCATGCTTTCCGAACATCGGATGCACATACATTAAGCCAGCGCTTGTgggcgtgtgtgtctgtgtacgtgtgtgttgcAGGTAGCATAGCAGAGACAGTATAATGGGGCACGGAAAGTCCAGCGATGCGCATTAATGAAGATTGCAGAAAAGGGCAGCAAGTCGGAGCCGGAAATTTGGACCGGAATGTGTGACTCACGCCCGGACAGACGCGGAGAAACCCTGGGACTGGGCCGGTGGCACCGAGCAGTCGCGCCACCGTTAATTCCCGACCTGTCTCCGGCAGGACTGGTTTTTGGGCGATCGACTGGCGATATACGACAGCAAACTTACATTGCGAGAGAGGACGGGTTTCCCCGAGCACCCGATTCGGATTCAATGTCACGCACGCAGGGTAGGGTCCTTCTTCACTACTTAACGCCTGTTAAATGCGAGTTTCAAAactcacacgtacacacacgtgCGCGTAGAAATATGTATACATACAGGAAACTAGAAATAACCTACCTTTACGATCAGATTCCGATCCGATGCTATGTTGAGAATACTCACATTATAGCGGAATTGACGATACATGGGTGACCTTAACAGTGAGCGGCCGCAACGATCAGCAACATACCTATCCTGGAATGCTGTGGAAGAAATGTGCATTCGCGAAGCATTTCTCTTTAGTTGCATTAtctctacttttttttattatagatTTTTGCATCAACGAAGCTCCGATGAATGTATGACTCACGCGCCGACGGGGTAACAAAACACCGATTGTCCTTGACCCTTCCGGGTGGCATTTTAAAATTGGctagatttgtttgttgttgattttcctTCTCAGAGATGCAATGTGGCGAGAGACCTCACTGTTCTTGCATTGCACACCTTTTGCCACCTTTGAGTGCTTGTATTAATTGAGTATTGGTATGCTCTTGCTGCAAATGCTGGATGCTCTTAAGTGCAGGAATTGAGATTTCTAACATTTCTTCGCAGCAAGTGCCGTAAGTTTTGTTCGagcgaaaatagaaaaaaaaacatgctacAACACATCCACGCATCCGCTCATGCCCACACGACACTCTCGATCCAGTCGATGTAGGCCGCGACGCGCGTCGAAACGCTGGGCGTGTTGCTGCCGCACCCGTTGCCGAACGAGGTGACGCCGATCAGCTTGTACTTGCCGTTGTCCAGAATCTGCAGTGGCCCGCCGGAATCGCCCTGGCACGTGTCGCCCACCACCTTCGTCACGTCGTTCTCACGCCCCGTGGCACAGTACTGCGTCTGCACGATGCCCTGCGCCAGCTTGCGATTGTTCTTCAGCAGGTTGGCGTCGGCGAAGCTTTGGTTGCACTTTGGCCAAGCCACCGTCGTCAGATTGACCTTCATCAGATGGTTCGACCGGAGGTTACCTGCGGAAGAAGCGAGCGATTTGCGTCCGTTGATCCGTTGGGGAAGGCTTTCCAAGACTTACGATCGAGGTCGATTATGCCGAAACCTTCGGCCGTTAGGACAGTCGACTCGGGCAGATCGTCCAGGTCGTCGTTCAGGCAGATCGGATTCACGTCCGGTTCGTTCTCGATGTGCCGCTCGAGCTGTACCAGCGCGATGTCGTGGTAGTTTCGGCTCGATCGGTACTCCGGATGCGGAAAGAAGGCCTGCAACCGGTAAGAAACGTGTTTGCGTGAGAGTTTGTAAGGGTGCCTGCCACCGCAAGCCAACGGCGCAGCTCACCTTCAACGGAACCACGACGCCGTTGTTTTCCGGAGCCAGATTGTTGGTACCGAGGATGGCCACCGTCGGCCGGTCGTTCGAGGGGATGCAGTGGGCGGCGGTCAGCAGGAAGTCGCTCGAGATTAGACTGGCCCCGCACCGGTAGCTCACGTTGCCGTCGTCCGTCGGGTAGCCGAGGGCGGCCATGAACGGGAACTCGCCCTCGCTCGCCTCCTCACCCTCGATGATGTGAAAGGTGATGCGCTCGTTGTACTTCGGCACCTTCTCGCAGGCAAGCCGCGACTGCACACCGGGCGGTTGGACGGTCTTGTTCGTCTTGCAGCAAATTATCTCATCCGCGCCCTCGAAACCGCATGAAACGCGATCGGCGAAGCGTCGATTCTTGACGATGTGCTCCAGAAACCAGGGACAATCGGTCACGACCGTGCAGATGCCGGGCTTTCCGTCACGCAGCTCACACGCATCGTCCTctagggaaacaaaaaaaaaaaaaaacaaagaacaacAATGAACCATCAGTCGATGCAAAGCTGTACCATTTTCTTCTAACATTTCCCCCGCAGTAGAACACAACAGCAATAAGAGAACGTATCGGCGAGCTTCGTTTTCCCCGTTTTGCTATCGGCTTCCAGATTCGCTCGCTGAAAGTTCGCCAAATCGAATCGCTGGgtcagtttttgttgttttggttaaCTTAAGGTCATGCTGCAGGTTATCTTCGACACAAGCTTCATTTGGCTTCCATTGGGATTGGCTGGCCGAGGGAGCAGGAATTTGCGCGAATTTACGATCCACGGTTCATGTGGGTTTTTCCATCACAACCGGAACGTTGGCCAACGACCTGAATTTGTCAACTCGGAGCGGGACGGACGGGGTACAAAAATTGAAAGCTAAATGTCAGTGAACTTCTTTGGATGGTGTCTACTTACTGTAAAGTGTCTGCCCGGAGGAACCCTGGAGCGCTAGGGCAGACGTAACGAACAAGAGCGCCAGCTTGACGTGGTCCATTCTTCCGTCCGATTGGATTCGTTCCGGAACCGGTTGGTTGATGGTCGCTTGGGTTTGGttgatcgtttgttttgaattcGACGAACGATTGTAGGAAACGTTGAGGATGCGCCGATGGAAGTGACTGCTTGACCGCTCGATCAGGTGCGAGCGAAGCGGTACGGGATTCAAGAGCAGATGCTGGATGCTGCGGACGATGGTTCGTAGAGtgtctcactctctctctctctctttcaggTTGccttctctttttgttttagtacTCTAAACCCCTGGTCGGGTTCGACCGTTCGCCGTATGGTTGCGTGATGCAAGCGATAACACCTCGAGCTGTCAGAGGATCCGCTGTAGCATCGCCGTTGACTCGACGGCCGTACCGTGCACAGCTACAGACTCCGCGGACTCAGCGGACACGCGTACGCACAACACCGCACGGCACGCGTGTCTTCGTAACGGCCTTTTTGAAGCGGTCCACCGCTTCCTTGCTATGGGATCGCGTGCGACACTTGTACCACTGTAAGCGCGGCCCTGTGTCGTGTGCTGCGTTCAGGTATTTCGCGGATTCGACGAAACGATTACACTCTCATCCGTCCAGAACTACGTGATGTCCTCGACGGCCTGCGCGCTGGACGAGCCGTGTGGACTTAGCTCACAAATGCGACTAACGGATTCTTAACGGGCTGACCCTGCTCCGGCAAAACACGCAGCGCTGCAGCAATCAACTCTGCCTTTCGCTGTCCCTCTCTTTGTCTCTCTCTgtctcactcactcactcacacacacacacacaaacagtcccccccccctttctcCCACCCACATTCCCTACCCGTCCCAACCGCTCCAGtggtaaacacacacacaaatgcatACACCCTGCGTGAGGATCTCTACCGGTTTTTGGCTCGAAATTTATTGGCCCCGGATCCAAAAGCTCGTTTGATAACTATACCCAGCTTCCTCATGGCAATGAAAGATCGATTGGAATCTCCGAGAGGAACCCTTCGCTGCGCAGCGTCAAAAGTCTCAAACGATTTCACCTCAAATCGCTACATTCGATGATGGCGTAAAAATGTTCAGAGGAAAATTGTCTGGATTTAGGAGCTAGCGTCACGAAGGACAAACATCATGATTCGGGGCTTACTTTGCGCCACAAAAAATATGCTGACATAGTTCTTTATGTTTGACGCGGTATAATTTAATGCACAAGCTGTGGTGtgtgcataaaaatacccataagaaattttaaaatctcACTATGTGATTATTGTCATgacaattgtttttaaaagggAACGGCGAAATACCATTTACCATTTAGAAACCATTTACACTAAATTCTGGTTCACCGAATGCTCTAAAATTCGACATAATGTTGGAATCTTTGCATTGCGGTTGAGCCTCCAATCCATCCAAGGGATAAAAGAAGCTCGCTCTCAGAATTATGTGGAGCCCAAACATACGCGGATCGCGCTTATCTCTCATGCTCTTCAGTTCGATTTGTAAGTTTCGCGCATCCAAGGGCATTCCCCGCGACTTCCCACACGGAGGGCAatacctccccctcccccccccccccccacccaacC
This region of Anopheles coustani chromosome X, idAnoCousDA_361_x.2, whole genome shotgun sequence genomic DNA includes:
- the LOC131269429 gene encoding serine protease Hayan-like, which translates into the protein MYVFDRTPWLLLLAFASHWMLVPLATADTIVHEPPDSGFEGDPCKLHDGSLGVCRPANQCSWLMAKSKTPEDLITCSFNMSLPIICCMHEFDNTRTITPAKRISEAQCDQFPKSSNLADHIIHGADAQFGEFPHMAALAYNVSNAITFSCGSSLIAPRFLLTAAHCVTGVLFARLGVLELQPKVIVDTPIDIAIRNTTRHPGYNPVTVSNDIALLELEEEVPANLPYAHPACLFMNTTGELLGPDVPLSVQGWGSVQVGDTNQPRLQKATVNLVDREACQRKQVPNRRNRDGLHPTQICALGRDTNDTIADTCVGDSGGPLELIVDGRHYLVGIISAGYACGTTIPGIYTDIAPYIDWIESIVWPQQ
- the LOC131269430 gene encoding serine protease persephone-like; the encoded protein is MDHVKLALLFVTSALALQGSSGQTLYKDDACELRDGKPGICTVVTDCPWFLEHIVKNRRFADRVSCGFEGADEIICCKTNKTVQPPGVQSRLACEKVPKYNERITFHIIEGEEASEGEFPFMAALGYPTDDGNVSYRCGASLISSDFLLTAAHCIPSNDRPTVAILGTNNLAPENNGVVVPLKAFFPHPEYRSSRNYHDIALVQLERHIENEPDVNPICLNDDLDDLPESTVLTAEGFGIIDLDRNLRSNHLMKVNLTTVAWPKCNQSFADANLLKNNRKLAQGIVQTQYCATGRENDVTKVVGDTCQGDSGGPLQILDNGKYKLIGVTSFGNGCGSNTPSVSTRVAAYIDWIESVVWA